The sequence ACAGAATAACAGGGCTTTCATCCACAGAGACCCGAATTGGTACGATTATTAATAGGTCAAAAACCAGTCCAATCAACACAGGGATGACGAAAATCTGCAACAAATTAAAAACAATGATGCTAAATGAGGtgaagagaaaaagaaaaagaaaaaaagaaaaaaaaataaaggtaAGATCTTTCTTACCAAAATTGACAAAAATAAAGAACTAGTGACAAAACAGGTACACCACTTCCAAAATTGATCTAGAAAAACTGTTGCTCTCTCTTTTCTGATTTCATCAATGAAAATCCTTGAATAAGCCAGCATCGTTGAAATGACATAACTTCCAATAATGAAGGCATACAGATCTGTAAAAGTAGCATTCAAAGAGATTTACAGGGTCACTTACTTATTTCCAGGTCAAACTAAATAATCAAATTACATACAAGAAGTAGTAGAGCATTCAAGGAGATAAGTTTCAAGAAAGTAAATATACAATTAGAAAAATGATTTCTGCACATAACCAAACAGGAATTCAGTTAAACTTCTTACCGTTGCATTTCATGCCATGTGTGATGGGGAAAAAGGGAACTGCTTTAGACAGTGATCGTCCAATCGAGATCGGCACCATTATTAGCACGGAATTCAATATTAGAAGTGTCATACACGCAGCCAACAAAAGCAACACAATGGAAATCACAAATCCAGACCTCCTAAAAAAGTAAGGGTACATAATAAAATATAAGATAATTGTGTATTGAAGTATATAAGTGGTAAAATCAATTTCTGTGACATCTTACTCTGAATCAGATCGTTGATGCCTTACGGGATCCTGATTTCTATTTTGTTGACCAACATTGACCCGAGGTCTTGGCAATAAGAAATCAGTTAAGCCGAGTGCCCAACCAACAGCAGCAAACCAATAATGTAACAGTGACTTGATTGTTGCCCGCAACCTGAAATCCTTGATAGCAAATGGAATGCATATTTGACAGAGAAGCACTTTAGCAGGGAACTCAGTAAATGGGTCAGATAACCTGCAATAGCAAAATGATGAATCTATAAGCAAAAGAAGTAAAGAACCCTAAAttaataccaaaaaaaaaaaaaaaaaagttcatgaAAAAACAGAGGCGTACGAGATATTAAGAGGGAAGATGGAGGGAGCCATTTGCAAGGCAAGTTTAACTGGTAGAAATACAAGAATTGCTATTGAACTCCCGTAAACAGCAACTGATAGCAGAACCCTATATGCATGTTTGTGCAATGGGTCATCAATTAAGGGATTGTGATTAGGATCCGCTGGGTCCCGCAGAAAAGATAGAACTCCATTACGCAAAACCTGCACAATCAAAATCAAATCATTAAATATGTATAACATAAAGGtgacaatttcaacccatttatatGAAACTGGGACAATTGTATGCGTAATTGTATAATAAATTGTCAAACAGGTAGAAAAGAATATATAGTAGCTATAATGAACTGGATTAACACCTGGGTAAATGGGTCTAGAGTATACAAATGCTTATGTCCTAAATCGTTTTATTTAGAGAGAGGTTTGGTGTTATCTTGATAACATAGTTTTTGAAACTAACATTTAATGCATTATTAGTATGTTAAAAAACCAAAAAACGGACAAGATAGTGTTGGCACTTAAAAGTACTCATCTTGACCCAAACCCATTAAGCATACCACCTGACCCGACCATCTTGACACTTCTAGTAAGAAAAAGGCTATCAGATACATACCCTTTTAAGGAGGGTAACAAATACAGATATTTGTAACATGTAGACAATCCCTACAGCCCAATGAATCAACGAGCTTGCTACTGGAGACGTAAAAAAGAAGTCAACTCTTTGAGCAATTGTCTTGCCAAACATCATTACAGTAGATATATCTAGCAACCATCCATACATCAGAGGAAGAAGCCCTAACACAATCACCAAAAGTAAGACCACCTTTATCATTGTCGCCAAATGTTTCATTGCTGTCATAAACTGCTTACAAACAGAGCCCGTGATCAACGGCTCTCCTTTAATGTATCTAATTACTTCAACAGTTCCAAAGTAGATAACGACAAGCGAGAAAATATATGTATAGCCAACAGCTAGAGTTGTGCTATTAGACATCAAGGACGCCCAAATAGTTTCTCGGGGAGTAGTTGTGAGATTTTTTGATGACTCCATAACTTCAGTTGCAATTGTTTCTAAAATATCTGCAATATGGCCAAACACACTAGCATTTGGGCTGTAATCAGATGTTAAATTCGTAACTGACAATGCGTTTTTCAATGTAATATTGGCCAAACACACTTGCTCTGTAAGTGGTACAACTGTTGACAACACAGGGTTTGTAGCAGATGATAATATCCATGACCGAAGATAGAGCATAACTCGTCCCAGATGAAATGGGAAAAATAGCATGCTAAAAAGAAATATCATGTTCCAAATAATAACCTGCAGAAAAGAAAATACAAGAAAGTTGTAAAACAGATGGAACATCATGGAAAGGAAGAGATGACAACTTTCACACACAGCAGGTCCAAATCGGTATAAATACAcataaaaaatgaaaaaaataaaaataaaaaaatgatgtGCTCACATGATTTGCAGTCGCCACCAAAAGATTAAGTAGCTCATCAAATGTGACATGGTCTTCATCTTCCTCAACATCCAAATCATAAATCATCTGTTCAACACCAACCTCAATACAATCTGCAATTTCTGCAAATCTTTTAATCAACTGACGAGCTCCAGCAAGTGGGCCATTGTCTGCATCTTCCTCATCATCCAAAACATCAAACATTTGTTCAACACGAGCCTCAACATCAATTTCCTGTTCTCCACCGCCATTAAAATTTTGGTTTTGTCTGTCAACACGAGCACCGTTTATatctccttcatcatcatcatcatctctatcACCACCAATTTCTAGTAAAGGTCTAAAATAATCACTCAATGATACAGCCCCGAAAGATATGCAAATGATACTAGCAGAGAGTAAGAATCCATGCACACAGTTGGTAAGAAAAGCATTACAGAAGTAATAACTCGTTAGAAGTTGATTAATGCTAGTAGCGAATGATAAGCGCCAAAAGTAGAAAGTAAGCAAGGGCACGATCACAAGCCACGCCCAAAGTGTAAGAGTGACACGCAGAACGAACAGCAGCACATGATAGAGTTTCATTGACATCCCAATTACTAACTCGTTATAAGGAAGTTTTGCAGGGGTATTCTCTGCATACAGAGGTGAAAATGAAAATGGATGTTTGCAAATCTGTCAAACAAGCACACAACAACACCAGTTACTACACAATTTAAAAAACAATAACTTTCACCAAATATAATGTTTGAAAGCTCTATCACATTCAAGTTAATGTAATAAATTTTGACAACAGGCATGCAACAATAAAACTTCTCATATCCAAAGAAAAATAGTAGTACTACGTAACTGTAAAGTTCAAAATCGTAGTTTTTATATTCTCTTAGCCCTCAGTTTAAATTTTTCTAATAAATAAGGATCAGTACAGTATCACTATTCTGCCTTCTAACACGTTCACTCAAGCAGTAATTAGTTAGAATAGTAAAAATTTCATCTAtgaaatttaaaatttataaaatcacGCGCCAAATTAGCCATGTTAACTTACCTAGCTAGCTTAATGCTACGGAGTATAATATCAATCAAAGTAGATTAATATTTAATTTCTTACACAAGTAACATAGATCATATAAATCATCagctacattattattattattattatatatacacaaatatgtacatatacagtATAGTAGTTTTCAGCTATgattttttaaatttataaaatcacGCGCCAAATTAATCCTAGGGAGTATAATATAATATCGACTTTTtttcagttggtccctctattatactccaaatcgctagtttggtccctcggtttttaatttggcaatcagagtACTTGAGTTATTTTGATTTTGCAATTGGCGTCCTTCCGTCAACTGGACATCCAAATCGAACGTTAACTCCCATCACGTGAGTTACACGTGATGGGTATTATCggaattaatttttattttttggtATTTAATAAACCCAACGGGTATGGTCCCCCACTTTCATCCACCTCTTTCCACTCTTCTCAATTGAAACCCTAGTTCTTTTGCATACCGTATTAATCTAAAATTGGAGCTAAAAATCGTTAACAATGGAATGCTGGTGTGGTCGACCTTGTGTAATTCGAATTTCTGGCACTCAATCTAACCCTGGACGTCGATTCTATACTTGTGAAAAAAAGGTAAGAATGTTTATGTTGATTCGAATTTTATGAAATAATTTCTAGCATTTCATGTTTCTGTTGTTGCTCAGATCACAAGGTGCGACTTCTTTGCTTGGTATGATCCTCCAAATACAATGAATGCCCTAGCTACACTTATGAATGCCAAAATTGAAGTTGATGAAAAGCTTAAAGATGCAGAAAAAAGA comes from Rutidosis leptorrhynchoides isolate AG116_Rl617_1_P2 chromosome 4, CSIRO_AGI_Rlap_v1, whole genome shotgun sequence and encodes:
- the LOC139845368 gene encoding probable E3 ubiquitin ligase SUD1, with product MIFLFSMLFFPFHLGRVMLYLRSWILSSATNPVLSTVVPLTEQVCLANITLKNALSVTNLTSDYSPNASVFGHIADILETIATEVMESSKNLTTTPRETIWASLMSNSTTLAVGYTYIFSLVVIYFGTVEVIRYIKGEPLITGSVCKQFMTAMKHLATMIKVVLLLVIVLGLLPLMYGWLLDISTVMMFGKTIAQRVDFFFTSPVASSLIHWAVGIVYMLQISVFVTLLKRVLRNGVLSFLRDPADPNHNPLIDDPLHKHAYRVLLSVAVYGSSIAILVFLPVKLALQMAPSIFPLNISLSDPFTEFPAKVLLCQICIPFAIKDFRLRATIKSLLHYWFAAVGWALGLTDFLLPRPRVNVGQQNRNQDPVRHQRSDSERSGFVISIVLLLLAACMTLLILNSVLIMVPISIGRSLSKAVPFFPITHGMKCNDLYAFIIGSYVISTMLAYSRIFIDEIRKERATVFLDQFWKWCTCFVTSSLFLSILIFVIPVLIGLVFDLLIIVPIRVSVDESPVILLYQDWAFGIIILKIWTQLVDDRWCVKLERVRRSGFLRLQGVWVLQEIIIPIVMKLLTVLCVPYVLARGVFRVFAYPLIVNSAILGVCLALLCAKGLCVWYANLHNSIRDDRYLIGRRVHNLGKV
- the LOC139842758 gene encoding uncharacterized protein; this translates as MSNIRKPNPKFNLFTTTKTLSPIPKSPTEALYDPNWKLAMTDEYNALINNKTWDLVPRDPNMHVIRSMWIFKHKLRSDGSFERYKARLVGDGRSQQVGIDCKETFSPVVKPATIRVVLTLALSNNWSIRQLDVKNAFLHEIVEEQTIKSESSSDSDSTNSIMENLKPSNNNNNNNNNNNININNNNNNNNCLENSGASIYDDDEDDGDVCQICSNPGEDLRYSCVCSGSMKFVHEDCLLKWLNHSNAPKCEICKHPFSFSPLYAENTPAKLPYNELVIGMSMKLYHVLLFVLRVTLTLWAWLVIVPLLTFYFWRLSFATSINQLLTSYYFCNAFLTNCVHGFLLSASIICISFGAVSLSDYFRPLLEIGGDRDDDDDEGDINGARVDRQNQNFNGGGEQEIDVEARVEQMFDVLDDEEDADNGPLAGARQLIKRFAEIADCIEVGVEQMIYDLDVEEDEDHVTFDELLNLLVATANHVSTSFFYFYFFHFLCVFIPIWTCCV